One region of Quercus lobata isolate SW786 chromosome 2, ValleyOak3.0 Primary Assembly, whole genome shotgun sequence genomic DNA includes:
- the LOC115974631 gene encoding probable glutathione S-transferase isoform X1 has translation MSLLGSRGKGMAWSRVMVRLKSESVSMFKWLCKCSMADKVILMDFWGSMFAMRVRIALAEKGIEYECKEEDLWTKIAVKSPLLLEMNPIHKKIPVLIHNGKPVCESLIIVQYIDEVWKDRSPLLPSHPYQRAHARFWADFVDKKVYDASWKVWTTKGEELEAGKKEFIEAFKILEGELGDKPYFGGETFGFVDLSFIPFYSWFIAYEIFGNINIEAECPKIIAWAKRCLQKETVAKSLPDQKKVYELAVHLRKRDGFE, from the exons ATGAGTTTGTTGGGCAGTCGAGGAAAAGGGATGGCTTGGAGTAGAGTAATGGTTAGGCTCAAATCTGAAAGTGTTAGCATGTTCAAATGGTTGTGTAAATGCT CAATGGCGGACAAGGTGATTCTGATGGATTTCTGGGGCAGCATGTTTGCGATGAGGGTCAGGATTGCACTGGCCGAGAAGGGTATCGAGTATGAGTGCAAGGAAGAAGACTTATGGACAAAAATTGCAGTAAAGAGCCCCCTGCTTTTAGAGATGAACCCCATTCACAAGAAGATCCCAGTTCTCATCCACAACGGGAAACCGGTGTGTGAGTCACTCATCATTGTTCAGTACATAGATGAGGTCTGGAAGGATAGGTCTCCTTTGCTGCCTTCTCATCCTTACCAGAGAGCTCATGCTAGGTTTTGGGCTGATTTTGTTGATAAAAAG GTTTATGATGCTTCATGGAAGGTATGGACCACCAAAGGAGAAGAGTTGGAGGCAGGCAAGAAAGAATTTATTGAAGCCTTCAAGATATTGGAGGGGGAGCTTGGTGACAAGCCTTACTTTGGGGGTGAAACATTTGGGTTTGTGGACCTTTCTTTTATCCCCTTCTACAGCTGGTTCATTGCCTATGAGATCTTTGGCAATATCAACATAGAAGCAGAGTGCCCTAAGATTATTGCATGGGCTAAGAGGTGCCTGCAAAAGGAGACTGTGGCCAAGTCTCTTCCTGACCAGAAGAAGGTTTATGAGTTAGCCGTGCACTTGAGGAAAAGGGATGGCTTTGAGTAG
- the LOC115974631 gene encoding probable glutathione S-transferase isoform X2, translated as MADKVILMDFWGSMFAMRVRIALAEKGIEYECKEEDLWTKIAVKSPLLLEMNPIHKKIPVLIHNGKPVCESLIIVQYIDEVWKDRSPLLPSHPYQRAHARFWADFVDKKVYDASWKVWTTKGEELEAGKKEFIEAFKILEGELGDKPYFGGETFGFVDLSFIPFYSWFIAYEIFGNINIEAECPKIIAWAKRCLQKETVAKSLPDQKKVYELAVHLRKRDGFE; from the exons ATGGCGGACAAGGTGATTCTGATGGATTTCTGGGGCAGCATGTTTGCGATGAGGGTCAGGATTGCACTGGCCGAGAAGGGTATCGAGTATGAGTGCAAGGAAGAAGACTTATGGACAAAAATTGCAGTAAAGAGCCCCCTGCTTTTAGAGATGAACCCCATTCACAAGAAGATCCCAGTTCTCATCCACAACGGGAAACCGGTGTGTGAGTCACTCATCATTGTTCAGTACATAGATGAGGTCTGGAAGGATAGGTCTCCTTTGCTGCCTTCTCATCCTTACCAGAGAGCTCATGCTAGGTTTTGGGCTGATTTTGTTGATAAAAAG GTTTATGATGCTTCATGGAAGGTATGGACCACCAAAGGAGAAGAGTTGGAGGCAGGCAAGAAAGAATTTATTGAAGCCTTCAAGATATTGGAGGGGGAGCTTGGTGACAAGCCTTACTTTGGGGGTGAAACATTTGGGTTTGTGGACCTTTCTTTTATCCCCTTCTACAGCTGGTTCATTGCCTATGAGATCTTTGGCAATATCAACATAGAAGCAGAGTGCCCTAAGATTATTGCATGGGCTAAGAGGTGCCTGCAAAAGGAGACTGTGGCCAAGTCTCTTCCTGACCAGAAGAAGGTTTATGAGTTAGCCGTGCACTTGAGGAAAAGGGATGGCTTTGAGTAG